In Peromyscus leucopus breed LL Stock chromosome 11, UCI_PerLeu_2.1, whole genome shotgun sequence, a genomic segment contains:
- the LOC114704183 gene encoding transcription elongation factor A protein-like 8, producing the protein MQKSCDENEGTAQNTPKADEGHPSEDPPQQGGENPEASGESGGEEADGSLREEPAQPSLEPKEDTPTRHLNPEEVIRGVDELERLREEIRRVRNKFVMMHWKQRHSRSHPYPVCFRP; encoded by the coding sequence ATGCAAAAGTCTTGCGACGAGAACGAAGGAACAGCCCAGAACACACCAAAGGCAGATGAAGGCCATCCTTCAGAAGATCCACCACAGCAGGGAGGAGAAAATCCTGAGGCTTCTGGAGAAAGTGGGGGGGAGGAAGCAGATGGGAGCCTTAGAGAAGAGCCTGCTCAACCCAGCCTGGAGCCTAAAGAGGACACTCCCACAAGGCATCTAAACCCTGAAGAAGTGATAAGAGGAGTAGATGAGTTGGAAAGGCTTAGGGAAGAGATAAGAAGAGTAAGAAACAAGTTTGTGATGATGCACTGGAAGCAAAGACATTCCCGAAGCCATCCTTACCCTGTGTGCTTCAGGCCTTGA